In one Methylobacterium sp. SyP6R genomic region, the following are encoded:
- a CDS encoding PAS domain-containing hybrid sensor histidine kinase/response regulator produces MIAGWTVVLAALVYICALFAVAHWGDVAGRTLMRDARVRPTIYALSLAVYCTSWTFFGSVGLASHAGLDFLTIYVGPILVVGLGHRLVARVVRIAKAQNSTSIADFIAARYGKSERIAALVCLIAVVGAVPYIALQLRAVAASLQVFLTATDGVGAPAGMLGDLGLFVALVLAGFAVAFGTRHADATEHQDGLTLAVALESLVKLLAFLTVGGFVVGWMLRDLPASSSAVHGLGTLAGQTSGPATLIVQTLLSAAAVLLLPRQFHMAVVENRAVADVGRAAWTFPLYLVLINLFVVPLALAGLALFPEGTVQRDMTVLALPLHERADGIALVAFIGGLSAATAMVIVESVAVAIMISNHLVIPVALRRRNLVAGAPSPEPASPDLGGYVLVVRRIAIVAVVLVAYAYSRVAGEVALASIGLLSFAAVAQIGPAFVGALYWGRGTGLGAAAGLTVGFAVWLYTLLLPSLVTGDGWGASLIADGPFGIGFLSPTALMGVDDFPRLVHGTLWSLGLNTLAYLGFSLLRGPSAIERLQAEAFGHQAGLGAPSFRLFRSAVTLGELRATVARFLGEERAIRAFEDFAQGQGRGPLRDDAVAGLPELRHAEHLLASAIGASSARLALSLLLRRRNVSPKAALKLLDDASAAFQYSRDILQHGLDHAKQGITVFDRDMKLIVWNRAFADLYDLPPDMIQTGIDLEAIVRFNAGRGAYGARDADTLVRERIAAFRLESGPQRLRLHPSGRVIEIRANLLPNGGVVATYTDVTDMVAAEEARTRLNEELETRVRERTEELTRLNAALTRAKAEAEGANASKTRFLAAASHDILQPLNAARLYASALVERDRCTDPTLAENVDASLDAVEEILTALLEISRLDTGALQPQLSIVRVSELFRQVQREFGPMAQEKGLRLTVMPSSLALRSDRQLLRRLLHNLVSNAIKYTPQGRVLVGARRRGDRVALMVLDTGLGIPAAQQKLVFREFQRLDQGARVARGLGLGLSIVDRTARLLDHPVSLASRPGRGSAFCVAVPGAPMRPVVEAQGEAPRPATVPLAGLTVLAVDNEPAIVDGMRVLVGSWGCTLHTAGSLSEALALVLGGRLRPDVIVADYHLDQGTGLDLIAGLRAALAADIPAVLLTADRSPDVRDAAGAQRVQVLSKPLKPAALRALLTRWRDQRAAAD; encoded by the coding sequence ATGATCGCGGGCTGGACGGTGGTACTGGCGGCCCTCGTCTACATTTGCGCCCTGTTCGCGGTGGCCCATTGGGGCGACGTGGCCGGGCGGACGCTGATGCGCGACGCGCGGGTGCGGCCGACGATCTACGCCCTGTCGCTCGCGGTCTACTGCACCTCCTGGACCTTCTTCGGCTCGGTCGGCCTCGCCAGCCATGCCGGTCTCGACTTCCTCACCATCTATGTCGGCCCGATCCTGGTGGTTGGCCTCGGGCATCGGCTGGTCGCCCGGGTGGTGCGGATCGCCAAGGCCCAGAACTCGACCTCGATCGCCGATTTCATCGCCGCCCGCTACGGCAAGAGCGAGCGCATCGCCGCCCTGGTCTGCCTGATCGCCGTGGTGGGGGCGGTGCCCTATATCGCCTTGCAATTGCGGGCGGTGGCGGCCTCGCTCCAGGTCTTCCTCACCGCCACCGACGGGGTCGGGGCGCCGGCCGGCATGCTGGGGGATCTCGGCCTGTTCGTGGCCCTGGTGCTGGCGGGCTTCGCGGTCGCCTTCGGCACCCGTCATGCCGACGCCACCGAGCACCAGGACGGGCTGACGCTCGCGGTGGCGCTCGAATCCCTCGTCAAGCTGCTCGCCTTCCTCACCGTTGGCGGCTTCGTGGTGGGCTGGATGCTGCGCGACCTACCGGCATCCTCGAGTGCGGTGCACGGCCTTGGAACGCTCGCCGGGCAGACCTCGGGCCCCGCCACCCTGATCGTGCAGACCCTGCTCTCGGCCGCCGCCGTGCTGCTGCTGCCGCGCCAGTTCCACATGGCGGTGGTGGAGAACCGTGCGGTCGCCGATGTCGGGCGGGCGGCCTGGACCTTCCCGCTCTACCTCGTTCTCATCAACCTGTTCGTGGTGCCGCTGGCGCTCGCCGGCCTCGCCCTCTTCCCGGAGGGCACGGTGCAGCGCGACATGACCGTGCTGGCGCTGCCCCTGCACGAGCGGGCCGACGGCATCGCGCTCGTCGCCTTCATCGGCGGCCTGTCGGCGGCGACCGCGATGGTGATCGTCGAATCGGTCGCGGTCGCCATCATGATCTCGAACCACCTCGTCATCCCGGTGGCGCTCCGCCGGCGCAACCTGGTGGCGGGGGCCCCCTCCCCCGAACCCGCTTCCCCGGATCTCGGCGGCTACGTGCTGGTGGTGCGCCGCATCGCGATCGTCGCGGTGGTGCTGGTGGCCTACGCCTATTCGCGGGTCGCCGGCGAGGTGGCGCTCGCCTCGATCGGGCTTCTGTCCTTCGCGGCGGTGGCTCAGATCGGCCCGGCCTTCGTCGGCGCGCTCTACTGGGGCCGCGGCACGGGCCTGGGCGCCGCCGCGGGGCTCACGGTCGGCTTCGCGGTCTGGCTCTACACGCTCCTGCTGCCGAGCCTCGTCACCGGGGACGGCTGGGGTGCCTCGCTCATCGCCGACGGGCCGTTCGGCATCGGCTTCTTGAGCCCGACCGCCCTGATGGGCGTCGACGACTTTCCCCGCCTCGTCCACGGAACGCTGTGGAGCCTCGGCCTCAACACCTTGGCCTATCTCGGCTTCTCGCTCCTGCGCGGGCCGAGCGCGATCGAGCGCCTGCAGGCCGAGGCTTTCGGGCATCAGGCCGGCCTGGGCGCGCCGAGCTTCCGGCTGTTCCGCAGCGCCGTCACCCTGGGCGAACTGCGCGCGACCGTGGCCCGCTTCCTCGGCGAGGAACGGGCGATACGGGCCTTCGAGGACTTCGCGCAAGGACAGGGCCGCGGTCCCCTGCGCGACGACGCGGTGGCGGGCCTGCCGGAACTGCGCCACGCCGAGCATCTGCTCGCCTCGGCGATCGGCGCCTCCTCGGCCCGGCTCGCCCTGTCGCTGCTCCTGCGCCGCCGCAACGTCTCGCCGAAGGCGGCGCTCAAGCTCCTCGACGACGCCTCGGCGGCGTTCCAGTACAGCCGCGACATCCTCCAGCACGGCCTCGATCATGCCAAGCAGGGCATCACGGTCTTCGACCGCGACATGAAGCTGATCGTCTGGAACCGGGCCTTCGCCGACCTCTACGACCTGCCGCCCGACATGATCCAGACCGGCATCGATCTCGAGGCCATCGTCCGCTTCAATGCCGGGCGGGGAGCCTACGGGGCCCGGGACGCCGACACGCTGGTACGGGAGCGCATCGCCGCCTTCCGGCTCGAATCCGGACCGCAGCGCCTGCGCTTGCATCCGAGCGGCCGGGTGATCGAGATCCGCGCCAATCTCCTGCCCAATGGCGGCGTGGTCGCGACCTATACGGACGTGACCGACATGGTCGCTGCCGAGGAGGCCCGCACCCGCCTCAACGAGGAACTGGAGACCCGGGTGCGCGAGCGCACCGAGGAGCTGACCCGCCTCAACGCCGCGCTGACCCGCGCCAAGGCCGAGGCCGAAGGGGCCAACGCCTCGAAGACCCGCTTCCTGGCGGCGGCCAGCCACGACATCCTCCAGCCGCTCAATGCCGCCCGGCTCTATGCCAGCGCGCTCGTCGAGCGTGACCGGTGCACCGACCCGACGCTGGCCGAGAACGTCGATGCCTCCCTCGACGCCGTCGAGGAGATCCTGACCGCGCTTCTCGAGATCTCGCGCCTCGATACCGGGGCGCTCCAACCCCAGCTGTCGATCGTGCGGGTCTCGGAACTCTTCCGCCAGGTCCAGCGCGAATTCGGCCCGATGGCGCAGGAGAAGGGCTTGAGGCTCACCGTGATGCCGTCGTCCCTGGCCCTGCGCTCGGACCGGCAATTGCTGCGCCGGCTCCTGCACAACCTGGTCTCGAACGCCATCAAGTACACGCCGCAAGGGCGCGTGCTCGTCGGGGCGCGGCGTCGCGGCGACCGGGTGGCGCTGATGGTGCTGGATACCGGGCTCGGCATCCCGGCGGCACAGCAGAAGCTGGTCTTCCGCGAGTTCCAGCGCCTCGACCAGGGCGCGCGGGTGGCCCGCGGCCTCGGACTCGGCCTATCGATCGTCGATCGGACCGCGCGGCTCCTCGACCATCCGGTGAGCCTCGCCTCGCGGCCGGGCCGCGGCTCGGCCTTCTGCGTCGCCGTGCCGGGCGCCCCCATGCGGCCGGTGGTCGAGGCGCAGGGCGAAGCGCCGCGCCCGGCCACCGTGCCGCTCGCCGGATTGACGGTGCTGGCAGTCGACAACGAGCCGGCGATCGTCGACGGGATGCGGGTTCTCGTCGGCAGCTGGGGCTGCACCCTGCACACCGCCGGCTCGCTCAGCGAAGCCCTGGCCCTGGTGCTCGGCGGCCGTTTACGCCCGGACGTGATCGTGGCCGATTACCACCTCGACCAGGGCACCGGCCTCGACCTGATCGCCGGATTGCGGGCGGCGCTCGCCGCCGACATCCCGGCGGTGCTCCTCACCGCCGACCGCTCGCCGGACGTCCGCGACGCGGCGGGCGCCCAGCGGGTCCAGGTCCTGAGCAAGCCGCTCAAGCCGGCCGCGCTCCGCGCCCTGCTGACCCGGTGGCGCGACCAGAGGGCGGCCGCGGACTAG
- a CDS encoding metallothionein, with protein sequence MTSPTTETVKCACEDCVCVVPAAKAVSRDGKAFCCEECAEGHPHHAGCDHAGCTCHG encoded by the coding sequence ATGACCAGCCCGACCACCGAAACCGTCAAGTGCGCCTGCGAGGATTGCGTCTGCGTGGTGCCCGCGGCGAAGGCCGTGTCCCGCGACGGCAAGGCCTTCTGCTGCGAGGAATGCGCCGAGGGCCATCCCCACCATGCCGGCTGCGACCACGCCGGCTGCACCTGCCACGGCTGA
- the glgA gene encoding glycogen synthase GlgA has product MTFPASARSASQAPALPSGGSPRGTVEGLRGSLKPRILYATPEMADFVKTGGLGEVAASLPRALRQHYDVRILIPGYRQVVDRHPEITVVAHLAGSAEMPPCDLGLIETGDGLPVYVILNSGLYERDGSPYGDQGVDFPDNDLRFGRLSLAAAELAQGVDPEWRADLLHLNDWQTALAPAYLAWRGLRTPTVLTIHNLAYQGLFPWENLGRLGVPESAFHIDGVEFYGKLSFLKAGLFYSSHVTTVSETYAHEITTPEFGCGLDGLLRTRAHQGRLAGILNGIDESWDPRTDPLLATRFEPDDWKGKRANADAVRTRFGLGVSRGPLFAIVSRLVHQKGVDLTLAAAESIVAEGGQLVVTGQGEPRFEAAFLDLARRHPGSVGVRVGFEETDAHRMFAGSDFLLMPSRFEPCGLAQMYAQRYGSLPIVHRTGGLADTVEDGVTGFLFGESSLKGLSGAIRRAFDAFASKRRLGAMRRSAMAREFGWDKAADGYSSLYTRVIGNGADLMRGRAAA; this is encoded by the coding sequence ATGACATTTCCGGCGTCGGCACGGTCGGCTTCGCAGGCGCCGGCTCTGCCGTCTGGCGGCTCCCCGCGGGGAACCGTCGAGGGTTTGCGCGGCTCGCTCAAGCCGCGGATCCTCTACGCCACGCCGGAAATGGCGGATTTCGTCAAGACCGGCGGCCTCGGCGAGGTCGCGGCCTCCCTGCCCCGGGCTCTGCGCCAGCATTACGACGTTCGCATCCTGATCCCGGGCTATCGCCAGGTCGTCGACCGGCACCCCGAGATCACCGTGGTGGCCCATCTCGCCGGCAGCGCCGAGATGCCGCCCTGCGATCTCGGCCTGATCGAGACCGGCGACGGCCTGCCCGTCTACGTCATCCTCAATTCCGGCCTCTACGAGCGAGACGGCTCGCCCTACGGCGACCAGGGCGTCGACTTCCCCGACAACGACCTGCGCTTCGGCCGCCTCAGCCTCGCCGCTGCCGAACTGGCGCAAGGCGTCGATCCCGAGTGGCGTGCCGACCTCCTGCATCTCAACGACTGGCAGACGGCCCTGGCGCCGGCCTACCTGGCCTGGCGAGGCTTGCGCACGCCGACGGTGCTCACCATCCACAACCTCGCCTATCAGGGTCTGTTCCCCTGGGAGAATCTCGGTCGCCTCGGCGTGCCGGAGAGCGCCTTCCACATCGACGGGGTCGAGTTCTACGGCAAGCTGTCCTTCCTCAAGGCGGGCCTGTTCTATTCGTCGCACGTCACCACCGTGAGCGAGACCTACGCCCACGAGATCACCACCCCGGAATTCGGCTGCGGCCTCGACGGCCTGCTGCGGACCCGCGCCCATCAGGGGCGGCTCGCCGGCATCCTCAACGGCATCGACGAATCGTGGGATCCCCGCACCGATCCTCTCCTCGCGACCCGGTTCGAGCCGGACGACTGGAAGGGCAAGCGCGCGAATGCCGATGCGGTCCGCACCCGCTTCGGCCTCGGCGTCTCGCGCGGGCCCCTCTTCGCCATCGTCTCGCGCCTCGTGCACCAGAAGGGCGTCGACCTGACCCTCGCGGCAGCCGAGTCGATCGTCGCCGAGGGCGGCCAGCTCGTGGTGACCGGCCAGGGCGAGCCGCGCTTCGAGGCCGCCTTCCTCGACCTCGCCCGGCGCCATCCCGGCTCGGTCGGGGTACGGGTCGGCTTCGAGGAGACCGACGCCCACCGCATGTTTGCCGGCAGCGACTTCCTGCTGATGCCGTCGCGCTTCGAGCCCTGCGGTCTCGCCCAGATGTACGCCCAGCGCTACGGCTCCCTGCCGATCGTCCACCGCACCGGGGGCCTCGCCGACACCGTCGAGGACGGCGTCACCGGCTTCCTGTTCGGTGAATCCTCGCTCAAGGGCCTGAGCGGCGCGATCCGCCGCGCCTTCGACGCCTTCGCATCGAAGCGCCGCCTCGGCGCGATGCGCCGCAGCGCCATGGCCCGGGAGTTCGGCTGGGACAAGGCCGCCGACGGCTATTCCTCGCTCTACACCCGGGTGATCGGCAACGGCGCGGATCTGATGCGCGGCCGCGCGGCGGCCTGA
- a CDS encoding ArsR/SmtB family transcription factor: MQPLSPGQVRDVAEVFRLLGEPNRLRIVLACLERACTVGEIGEALGLSQSLTSHHLRLLRTARILRAVRHGRHVAYAIDDDHVRDVLRNMLAHLTEPHEHGHHTHDEEPEP, from the coding sequence GTGCAGCCCCTGTCGCCCGGGCAGGTCAGGGATGTGGCGGAGGTGTTCCGGCTCCTGGGCGAGCCGAACCGCCTGCGCATCGTACTCGCCTGCCTGGAGAGGGCCTGCACGGTCGGCGAGATCGGCGAGGCACTCGGACTCTCGCAATCGCTGACCTCGCATCACCTGCGCCTGCTGCGCACCGCCCGCATCCTGCGCGCGGTGCGCCACGGCCGGCACGTCGCCTACGCGATCGACGACGATCACGTGCGCGACGTGTTGCGCAACATGCTCGCCCACCTCACCGAGCCGCACGAGCACGGCCACCACACCCACGACGAGGAACCGGAACCATGA